A window of Camelus ferus isolate YT-003-E chromosome 1, BCGSAC_Cfer_1.0, whole genome shotgun sequence genomic DNA:
GAGTCACATGATTTACAAAGGCTTTTGTTTCTGCTTGAAAGTGTGATACTATTTGTTGAGAAAAATTATGTGCCACTGTTAAATTTTCTGTGTACTAGAAATTTCAAATACTACATTATTTAAGTGAAAGGGAAAATACATAAAGGTTAACATGTTTggattttgatatttcttttatttaaaaatgtatttgacctTAGCTAAATAACAGTCCAGGATTTCACCTGGGTGGAAAGCGATCTTGAAAGATTATAGAGGTCTTTCATTTGTATCATGGAGCATGTTGCCAGTAAGAGAATGAGTTCTTACaccttttctcttgctttcaggATTTTCTCATTCAGCGTTCACCTTTGGTATAGAAAGCCATATCAGTCAGTCTAACATAAATGGTGCCCTCGTCCCACCCGCTGCATTGATTTCTATCATCCAGAAAGGTCTACAGTATGTAGAGGCAGAAGTTAGTATTAATGAGGTAAGGAAGACTTAGTTCAAATACTACTTCTTACTCCTAAATATGTCCCTAAATATCTGATATTTTGTATACTCGTTCATTGTCTGACTTCAGCTTCACCAGGCTAACAAAACTGAAGGGCACTGTTCCCAGCGTGCCAGCCCCGTCACACAGGCAAGGCATGTTGGCTCCCAACTGTAAGGACCATTATCTGTAGCTTATTTCTCTTTATATGGTTTTATACGAAACagtaagaaataattttctttaagacCATAAATGATGGTTTGCAAAATTAGAAAATCTCAGGATATTAGGTTTTACCAGATTTTGGAAGGCAGTTTATAATCAAAGCCAAGTCTCGATACTGTTACCTATGTAAGGCTTATATAGTTTAGGTAGTTTAACGTGGGGGTCAGCCAGCTGTGACCCATGAGCCAGACTTGCCTGTTGCTTATGTTTATGAAGTTTGCTTGGTACACAGCCACACGCCTTCCTCTACTGCTGcctggctgcttttgtgctgcagTGACAGAATTAAGTGGTGGTGACAGAGACCTTGtggtctgcaaagcctaaaatatttactgtctggtctgatacagaaaaagtttgcaaaCTTTGGTGCAGctgaacattttcatttatgGTCGGAATTTATGATACATGGAactttttaccttatttttgttTCAGAGATTAACATGTTCCCCTTTCCTTTTGCAggtattttaaaagctgaagtaTCCGTGGTTTCTGCGTCAATATTTATTAACTATAATTATATGATACACTAAAAttgactattttttaatttccacatcaCTTATTATAACTGAAAATCCCCTAATACTAAATTAAAAGTGTCCGCATCATCTTTTAACACTTTGCCTCCCAAAGTGTCCTTTTTTGTAGAGGATCATAAACAGTTTCTACTAGAGATGAAGTctcattttatctgaaaatttttttgtagatttaaTATAAACTACAATGTATGTGTgttggttttaatattttttaagttacttaaaataagttaaaacattttctcctacTCTTCAAATACTCCGTTACAACTGACAGTGCAGAAAGATGTGCTGTGTTTTGTGACTTTGAGCCCCTGTAACGTCACTGCAGATTACCAGTGGTGCACATTCACTCGCTTAAGTGAGCTAGGCTTCACATACACATGTTCCTAGCTATTAGGCACTGTTTCTATTTCTGACTTGCTCTGTGCCTCTCTTCTTGTGCTTGCTGGGGAACTTACTAATTGTGAATTTCCTAATACCAGTGAAAGGAGCTTTGGAAAATTAGAGCAAGTCGATAAAATCAAAGAGCACTAGCCTCTGAGTTATGGTGATACTTCTCAAATGTTAGTGCACATAAGACTCCCCCAGAGAGTTccttaaaacacagattcctgggcccttcAGAGATCTTGATTCTGTAGGTTTGAATCTATATTTCTAACAAGACCAAGTGATGGTGGGGCTGTTGGTCCTTGGACTGCACTTGAAATACCACGAGTTACAGATCCCAGTTGCGACTGACTGGCTGTGTAACTTCAAGTCTTTAAACCTTATTGTGCTTATATTTCAGCATTAGCAAAATGAGACGATCGTGTGGCATAATATCTgaagtctgtatctgttttaatattttagtcAAATCACAAAAAACTGTTGAGTCCaacaaagctatttttaaagtttttagttttaaagaagtaaaatatggCGCTAAATGCCTTTTCGTTGTGTGAACTGCTCCTTACTGCTTTTGACTAACTGAATCTTGAAAGGTAATTTAATAAGCCTTTTTATTCATCTGGGCctagtttttattattcttcTCGGCATTTCAGCTTTGATCTGTTCAGCATTTAGCAGTGTgacttgggggaggaggaagatcGAAGCAGCTGTTTGCAGCGCTTCTTGTAGTTGCCTTCTTCCCTCCTGATTCCTCTCCGTCTTACATGCGTTCAGAAAATtatcttaaagtattttttcttagAATGCATGGTTTTCATTTCTGCTGTTGACTTGTACGAATACAAGTTACCCTAAATGTGTcacctttgatttttcttctcacaATTTTCCACATCCAGGATGGTACCTTGTTTGATGGTCGGCCAATAGAGTCCCTGTCCCTGATAGACGCCGTGATGCCTGATGTAGTACAGACAAGACAGCAAGCTTACAGAGATAAGCTCGCGCAGCAACAAGCAGCTGCTGCCGCAGCTGCCGCAGCTGCCGCCAGCCAACAAGGCTCTGCAAAAAATGGAGAGAACACAGCAAACGGGGAGGAGAATGGAGCACATACTATAGCAAGTGAGCCGCgacaagaagttttaaaaattccttttcagaaaaagtgttttgttttgtggcaTGCCTCATTTTCTAGCTGAAGTAACTAACTGTTTCATTTATGCCAGCTTGTTCCCCTGATGTGTATTACACAGTTCAGATTGTTATGCCTTACGGCTCTAGAAAGCTAGATTTACtttcatagattttattttccttcttaaatatttagaaaccatTTTTCTactgttaaaatgaattttgtgtCTGCATTTGATTTCTAAATATAATCTGTAACACTGGTTTTTAACAAATAGAATAAAGCTTTAACACAGAGATATAAAGGCAACTCTAATGTTACGTGAATGATATCAGCAACCCCTACTGGCAGAAACTCAGAATAGTGTTGGCATGGATTATATTTAATTGAAATCATTTTATCTTATCAGCTGTGTTTGGGTCTAACCTTTCACTGTCTTCCTCTTCTGTACACTGTGACCCCTACCTCTGAACACATACTCATAGATGTCTCTTTTAAAAGTAGTATGCTCGTGCTTAACTAAAGATGAGAATGTTTTTCATGTGATAGGTAACTGTAGAGTCATTTTCACCACTATCTGACATAGTGGGAAAAAAAGTTATGCTGTATCTTACAAAGGAGATATTTGCTGGCTAGGAATTCTTTGGGATGTTGTAATATTACTTACCTGGAATGTTCCACATATTTCTCACGATGCAGATAACCATACCGATATGATGGAAGTGGATGGGGACGTTGAAATCCCTCCTAATAAAGCAGTTGTGTTGCGGGGCCATGAATCTGAAGTCTTCATCTGTGCCTGGAACCCTGTTAGTGATCTCCTGGCATCGGGGTATGTTTCTCAGTGTAGCACTAAAAtggatttctgaaaatattataCTGAACTGCTACACATTTTATGAATACATTACTTAAATTTTCAGGTGTTTTGTGTTGCTTTTTTGTGGTCATTTTGCCTCTgtaaatctttatttcttcatgaagCAATCTTAGATGTTTTAATTAAACTTAACTTCAGGAGTCCGTGGCTGCCAGAATGAAGACTGAGAAAAATACTGGAAATGAAAATCCCTGGTAGCCTAGTTTTTGTTTGCTGTATTAATAATAGGATATACATGTGTCGCCTTATTTCTGGAATACTTGAGAATATCATGAGGATTTAAACTATATTGCATGCTTTCATAGGTCTGGAGACTCAACAGCAAGAATATGGAATCTTAGTGAAAACAGCACTAGTGGCTCCACACAGTTAGTACTCAGACATTGTATACGAGAAGGAGGGCAGGATGTCCCAAGCAACAAGGATGTGACGTCTCTAGACTGGAATGTGAGTATCACTGTATTGCCCATGATGGATGTAGCTACTAATaaacctaacctctctgagcctcagactaATGGCagggtttatctattttttcagatatttttgaaTTTCGCTAACTAATAACAACAAATTAGGAGTCCCCACCCTGAAATgcaatgttaaaaacaaagactGGCCTTTCAGTTCCTCAGTTTATCTACCTACAGGATCTCTGTAAAACTGGTGGTCGATTgctctctgcttcattttcctcacatgtaaaataTAAGTGTATTAAATGATATCTACTTAAATGACATAATAGATGAAAATCAGTAACAGGCAAATACCAAGTTCTTAACTACTAAATCCTTTGCTGGGGGAATAAGAAAAATCTATATAATAAAAACGTGTTcttgtttctctaatttttctggGAACTGATGAAAACTTCATTGTCGGCTGCGTTTTAGGGACTGTTAGTCTAGATTACTTCCAAGCTTTATTCTGGCTGTAGGACTCTTACAGTTCTCCAATTCTATATTGAAACATCATCTTTCAAGGATAACTTGACTACTGACTTACcagaaaattttacttcattattGATAGAGCTTCATCACCCTTTCAGTTTCAAATACATGATTAACAGCTTTGTTCCATTCCCATGATTAATTTGTGagaaattagcattttaaagttattgaatctttttctttattccatgttgtctttttccttccttgtaactttgcaaccatttttttttaaaccgtcCCCACCGTCCCCCAACCCACATTCTAAGAAGACTCTAAGACTATGTCAGTGACACCAGGAATTTTAGGGGTCAGCTGTCCTTCCATTAAGTGAacatcctttccttctctggccTCTGTTTACCAACTTTTTGTGGGGCTTTCCAAAGAGTCTTCCAAGTCTCATTCCAAAGAATGAGATCTGTTTTTAACAATGATTGCTCTAGCTAAAGTTCTCGGTTTCTGTGAAATTCTTCCAGAACTCATAGGCAggttttttggtgttttcttcCAACTTTCCAACAATGTTTTTATCCTTCCCCTTCTATAAAGCTGGTAATTCTAAAAATGAAGAGGTTTAGCTCATTTCAGTATTACTTGGTTACAGGGTCAGAACTGAAAACTGTCTTCTTAATATGGGACCTTACTGTACCACAGGGCAAAGGCTTTGTAGCCTTCTTGAGCTATTTGGCTCGGAGACCAtgttaatttaatgaaatttacAGGTAACACTGAAAAGGATGGTTAACAGATGATTTGTTGAGCAAGGTGGTTCTGAACTGCAAgttaaaggttttttaaaaagtgtgtacTTTTCAGATTTATTATTCACAATGAATTTAAATCTTCTactaaaatgggaaaacattatTGTTGATTGATGGTTCTTTCCCATGACTACAGTAAGAGCCTGTGAGGTGTCTGATCATTCCTACTTTAGTGGTCCATGAACTAAAACATTTGGGGACCGTTAGTTTAAAGGAAACTTTCCATTGTACAGAGCTGTTGGCTTCAACGTTGCCCCTTCTTCCTAAGGTAGAGCCATAGGGGATTTCCAAATCTGGCAAAACTTAATCTACTACCCCTAGAACCAGCATTTATTTGTCACTTACCTGTACAGCTAAATGGCTTGAGAGGTCTGAAAAAGGCTTTATTGTTTTCAGTGCCGTTAATAATAGTATCGCAAAAGTACTAAGGCTagatttcattctgtttctccaGTAACATTTTACTCATCCCAGAAACAGTTCAATGCACCCTGTAACTAGCATTTCCATGGAGGAAGTTAGAATTGTCCTTCACTGTACCATTAATCAAGGCAGGGCATAGTAAGGGAATTACCAGATTAGAGAAACTGGGATGATTTCTCCTCGTGGAGGGTAGTGCAGGAAGTTGTGCTCACTCCATTACCTATAAAGTCATCCTACACTCtcttctggttattttttttaaggttgctGTTTTTATTGGTGAGGATTTCATACTGGGAAAGAATTAACAAAGGGAAGAAACATTCAGTGATATTTAAGGATCTGGTCATCTGAAACAACAATATTGTTTGgatcacacacacatgcacaattcAGACAGTAAAAGATTTAGAGGGAGGACCATATAAAAAACATGTAATCGTAATGAAATATTTTGGGcaattttgctttttacttttattaaatcattgtaacattatgattttgatgtccttccCAcgaaccaccccccacccccatcttcagTCGTGCGCATGTGTGAGAATATAGGTGCACCttagcatgcttagcatgcatgagagtGATACTGATCCTGCTCCAGAGTAGTCCCTGCCATCCTTGAGGTTTGAATGTGCGGGGCTCACAGTGACCAGATGCTGCCAAACTACCAGCTTCATGGCAATGAAGGGTTGCTTCATAGGCCTTTGTTGACACTTCAGGATAAGCGAAACTGAAGGTTTTGAAGCAGAGAAATTCACAGATCTGCTATACCTGGGATTTAAGCATGAAGTATTCTAACATTAAATGCTCTTTCTGGATTATATAATTGAAAGAAGTGTGTTTCTCTGACAGAGTGAAGGTACACTTCTAGCAACTGGTTCCTATGATGGGTTTGCCAGAATATGGACAAAAGATGgtaaatgaagcatttttcttttcatttgctgttATTGTTGAACTAAATTACAAAGcttaaagtaattttaatgtttttccttttgaatattaGGTAACCTTGCTAGCACCTTGGGGCAGCATAAAGGCCctatatttgcattaaaatggaataagaaaggaaatttcATCCTAAGTGCTGGAGTAGACAAGGTAACAAGGATATTAAACTAACTTTTGTAAAGATTAATTTGTTAAAGAGTGTAATTGAAAATACTGACCACAAGTACTAGAGTGACTAGATGAGGAATCTTAGAGCCAGTCTGTTAGCTGAACTCCTGATGCTTAATTGTGAAAATGTAAGAAATGCCATATCTTTCCAGCTCTTTTCACCTCATGAGGCTGCTAAATATAGTTAGGTCAAAGCGTggccttctttctccttcatttttttaaagttatttccttTACCACACCTCCCGAAATGGATACAagatttaagattattttaatcCAGGAAAGTACATGCTCATCTTTAACTGAGTGTGTTGCTGAAAGGGAAgtagagagaaaaagggaagagaagtgaaGGGTGCCAGGAATGGGAAGAAAAACCCTTATTAATCGTTACTGCCATTGTAAAATACTTTATGACcgcaaaattataaaattagtgATGTGAGGGTATTAAAGGAATTAAGACTATGTGCATTCAGATTTGTATATCATACTTTGATTGTAATATATAAGACAGTTTTAATTATTCTCAAAATTCAACCTGCCTTTGTATGTAAATGTGAGCTTTATAAATCTTAATATTGGGAATTAGCTGATTATTAACCAGGCATTCGCCTCCTTATAGTTTAAATAGCTGTAAAAATCTTTGGAGTTTCTTAAGCAGTCTCATATAATGTCTGGTACTTTGTGGACAACCAGTAATTATTATTTGAAGTAAGTTGACTGATGAAAAATCAccagagaaaaattaaactggTTAATaataatttccccccaaaatggtTTATAGCCTCATTTTACTAATGGTAAATGTTACAAAGTTAAATGCACACTGTTGTTTCATATTGCTTTAATATAGTTAGGCACCTAATTTATGCATCTGTGATAAGTTCCTTTTAACTTCTTAgcaatgtattttctttcttttctcagactACAATTATTTGGGATGCACATACTGGTGAAGCCAAGCaacaatttccttttcattcaggTAAATCTTCACAATTTACATAAGAActatggttttcttttatttttctaattaaacttaatagcgtataattcatttaaaatcttgaaatatcAACTATCAATCTTGTTACCAGTTCTTTGAGGAGTTGATGTTCCATGACTTTTAGATTGTTAATTGTCAGAGGATCATCagacattttctgtgaaatgtagCATATAAAAGCATTTGCAGCCTGGTGCAATTAGGGTTGGTATTATTTAATGGTATAAGAACATAGATTTTTGAATCAGGAGGTCTAGGTTTGATTGTCAGTTCCACCCCACTtaacaagtcatttaacctttctgagcctcattttctctatctgtaaaTGAGGGATAGAAGTAATACCATTTGTTAAGAGGATAAGActaatgtatatgaaaatattgTATCAACTCCTACAAATTTAGATactgtcatttttcattttgggtTTATGTATCTAAATCATTTCTGCTGTTGTACCTGAAATGATGCAGGCTTTCCTGCTATCGCTGGCACTTTGGTGCTTTAGATGGCTTTCTCTTTTAAGAAGTAGTTTGATCCTTATATCTAATAAATCTGACCCTCAAGACAGTGTGCTCCTTTCTCCATGGTACACAGCCATGCACCAGGGCATGCATACATCCTGTGTAGGCAGCTGGATTTTAGTGCCCGTTCCCCTGCCTAGAACTTTTGTGCCTGCTTTCAGGGAACTTCCTCATGACAGTTAACTGATGCTAAACTGGAATGAGATACCTAACTATTAAAACAGTAGTTTTAGTACTGCCTGATTTAActgcttctttcaagattttgttGTGTTTGGGAAGAGTTCTGAATTGGAGACTGACTTAAGTAACTGGTTATTTTCAAATCTTTGGTAACAACCCTTTTTACATAAAGCtgacattttgcttttttgtatttctccatTTAACGTGATTAAACAAGCCAAATAAGGTACAACATGATTTTTCAGTAATATCTGAATAACAATTTTGCAAGCATTATGTTGCACAGTTCAGCTTAAGACTGGCCACATTAATAAGCATTTACACATCagtttttacctgttttattttctcttcaccTTTGTTTCTAGTCCTTACTTAGATAGAATTCTCTTAGACCTCTGGCTGTTCTgcctaaaagtttctcctacctCCTAGGAGTGTTGGAAAATTGAAACAAGTGTACATGTGACGCTGTTAGTAGCTACCATAAAGTGTGTACTACCTTTGGGCTGAAGTTGACACTCTTTGTATATACATGATCCCGTTTAGTTTTGTCTACAGCCCAGTGAGGTAGATGGTGTTGaagtcattttacaaataaataagctTTTTACCCATAATGTTCTTTCTGCCATGCTTTTTGACCACATTCAAGACAATGAATACATCCGTTTGCTTCAGAAGTTTCTTTCTGCCCCTTTGAAAtcattcccttcctcttccccaggcaaccactgatagTCTTTCTGTCACCAGAAATTAGTTTACAttatgtaaatagaatcacatagtgtctgttctttttttggtctagtttctttcactctgcataattattttacattccttttgaTTTATGAGTAGTATTCATTATGTTGATataccagtttatttatttatttacctgttgACTCAAGTTTGATGTGTCCAGGTTTTAGCTATTACAAAAAAAACTGCTAtcaatattcatgtacaagtctttttatatgatcttgtgtttttgtttctcttctgtaaagaCTTAGGGATGTAATGGCTAGATATATGGTAGGTACATGTTTAACTTGTTAataaactgccaaacttttttcCAAAGTTTATGTTTTCCAAACTGG
This region includes:
- the TBL1XR1 gene encoding F-box-like/WD repeat-containing protein TBL1XR1 isoform X1, coding for MSISSDEVNFLVYRYLQESGFSHSAFTFGIESHISQSNINGALVPPAALISIIQKGLQYVEAEVSINEDGTLFDGRPIESLSLIDAVMPDVVQTRQQAYRDKLAQQQAAAAAAAAAAASQQGSAKNGENTANGEENGAHTIANNHTDMMEVDGDVEIPPNKAVVLRGHESEVFICAWNPVSDLLASGSGDSTARIWNLSENSTSGSTQLVLRHCIREGGQDVPSNKDVTSLDWNSEGTLLATGSYDGFARIWTKDGNLASTLGQHKGPIFALKWNKKGNFILSAGVDKTTIIWDAHTGEAKQQFPFHSAPALDVDWQSNNTFASCSTDMCIHVCKLGQDRPIKTFQGHTNEVNAIKWDPTGNLLASCSDDMTLKIWSMKQDNCVHDLQAHNKEIYTIKWSPTGPGTNNPNANLMLASASFDSTVRLWDVDRGICIHTLTKHQEPVYSVAFSPDGRYLASGSFDKCVHIWNTQTGALVHSYRGTGGIFEVCWNAAGDKVGASASDGSVCVLDLRK
- the TBL1XR1 gene encoding F-box-like/WD repeat-containing protein TBL1XR1 isoform X2, producing MPDVVQTRQQAYRDKLAQQQAAAAAAAAAAASQQGSAKNGENTANGEENGAHTIANNHTDMMEVDGDVEIPPNKAVVLRGHESEVFICAWNPVSDLLASGSGDSTARIWNLSENSTSGSTQLVLRHCIREGGQDVPSNKDVTSLDWNSEGTLLATGSYDGFARIWTKDGNLASTLGQHKGPIFALKWNKKGNFILSAGVDKTTIIWDAHTGEAKQQFPFHSAPALDVDWQSNNTFASCSTDMCIHVCKLGQDRPIKTFQGHTNEVNAIKWDPTGNLLASCSDDMTLKIWSMKQDNCVHDLQAHNKEIYTIKWSPTGPGTNNPNANLMLASASFDSTVRLWDVDRGICIHTLTKHQEPVYSVAFSPDGRYLASGSFDKCVHIWNTQTGALVHSYRGTGGIFEVCWNAAGDKVGASASDGSVCVLDLRK